In a genomic window of Oncorhynchus keta strain PuntledgeMale-10-30-2019 chromosome 28, Oket_V2, whole genome shotgun sequence:
- the LOC118360700 gene encoding G-protein coupled receptor 182-like produces MNEFDLHNSSLNFFNGTPWFVYECTLNLDKDYQRIALFLLYLLLFMVGLAENTLVVWVNWRRRHSANGVLFCVINVSLSDLMVVLMLPFYMLEVTMDKVWLWGRFLCKVTHLIYVINFYSSSFFLAFMTLERYLSLSRPSSPACFPIARRRRWLLCGGLWLLSLFLALLENVHMDLLEWDEPGCYMLPENNYTEWFVSVSFLCLIFQFLGPASIIVTCNILIARAVRSAPDVQGKRDVWLVHVYSLVFVLCWLPYHIVLFLMMVDDLDPHVFSCNTVEVLYNSYGVVEGLSLFHCIANPILYNFLSKSFRSNLINAVVHYVPREFPGGSNPQETAPNAGGPDTRKKECKLSNMSTSHSDVAGL; encoded by the coding sequence ATGAACGAATTTGACTTGCACAACTCCTCGTTAAATTTCTTCAATGGCACGCCCTGGTTCGTCTACGAGTGCACCCTCAATCTGGATAAGGACTATCAGCGGATCGCCTTGTTCCTGCTCTACCTGCTGCTGTTCATGGTGGGGCTGGCTGAAAACACCCTGGTGGTCTGGGTCAATTGGCGCCGGCGCCACTCGGCCAACGGTGTCTTGTTCTGCGTCATCAACGTGAGCTTGTCGGACCTGATGGTGGTTCTGATGTTACCCTTCTACATGCTGGAGGTGACCATGGACAAGGTATGGCTGTGGGGCCGCTTCCTATGTAAAGTCACCCACCTCATCTACGTGATCAACTTCTATAGCAGCTCCTTCTTCCTGGCCTTCATGACCCTGGAGCGCTACCTGTCCCTGTCCAGGCCCTCGTCTCCTGCCTGCTTCCCCATAGCCAGACGTCGCCGCTGGCTACTCTGCGGTGGTctctggctcctctccctgttcctggCTCTGCTGGAGAACGTCCACATGGACCTGCTGGAGTGGGACGAGCCGGGCTGCTACATGCTGCCAGAGAACAACTACACTGAGTGGTTTGTCTCCGTCTCCTTCCTCTGCCTCATCTTCCAGTTCCTTGGCCCGGCCTCCATCATCGTCACCTGTAACATCTTGATAGCCCGAGCGGTGCGCTCCGCTCCAGACGTGCAGGGAAAACGGGATGTCTGGCTGGTGCATGTGTACTCCCTGGTGTTTGTCCTCTGCTGGCTGCCGTACCACATCGTCTTGTTCCTGATGATGGTGGATGATCTGGACCCTCACGTGTTCAGCTGCAACACAGTGGAGGTGCTCTACAACTCCTACGGTGTGGTTGAGGGCCTGTCGCTCTTCCACTGCATCGCCAACCCTATCCTTTACAACTTCCTCAGCAAGAGCTTCCGTTCCAACCTGATCAACGCTGTGGTCCACTATGTACCCAGGGAGTTCCCAGGAGGGTCGAATCCCCAAGAAACTGCACCCAACGCAGGAGGACCAGACACTAGGAAGAAGGAATGCAAGCTTAGCAACATGAGCACCAGTCACTCTGATGTTGCTGGGTTGTAG
- the LOC118360702 gene encoding zinc finger and BTB domain-containing protein 39-like, with translation MRIRLQGSGHAAGLLAELNHCRLSRLFCDVILQVGSRAFAAHRAVLACAGTHFRSMFSGRGTQIGTSGATTTYTLDFVSPSNFEKVLTFIYTGEIFTDLIDVGVLYELAERLGVRELVRACHATFPDLQQPGSGSADCVVDGDLDPDMVAAAATAAGSSVCSSSAASCSSLSSSAGPSGAPTPAAAPSPLPQGSRVARLGRGGGHTAPLSLSLKAEDVQSHLGYGQMAEDKRVQLTGDQQSSVDMSTVAVEATPGPPLQLKTEEVVVGDGVDNGEEEQMVVSGSRAGSVPPCVSDSCSYPDSSAQLGGDICGVREAPSSSSGDPLDSLQMGVVEAGVGGVSSDHAGVIFGGGEDDEDDDEDDDEEREHLQGDEEGTDGGVDQWRQLAGEIIELSDGENYMEEEDEEEDEDEDLVCVENGAAVSAGGVNTGQVSSVQGIMACKACGMALLADSASLRAHAETHLTETGACRVCGASFPGDRGASITHALSHVVFSCDMCHLQFNSQAKLVRHRRQAATRYTLPSQLHNATQGHNGELQCAVCNKALTKDFQVIRDHLLSHVSVQSLSCGVCQLPQPSLCALLWHALTHLSLPVYSCPLCACGFLDRPLLDRHMFLHAEEAATDREAMRAHKAAGPEGEEELRCFLCPQTFRSASAFQYHLSFHTNEAQGSQGWPGKRKADQIEYPSSCSSSSPLEAGSLGKLGNMGFGLGSFSLSDKLLQGAVAAGFPTGLLSNGNSLGGTIPREKWYRCRFCGKRFAHSGEFTYHLRIHTGEKPYQCKVCLRFFRGRSTMICHLKTHAGALMYRCTICGLYFSTLKLVSSHMDVHKDHLPPDFNIEQTFMYNDHSKEPLPALDT, from the exons ATGAGGATTCGGCTGCAGGGCTCAGGCCACGCCGCTGGCCTCCTCGCCGAGCTCAACCACTGCCGTCTGTCCCGCCTCTTCTGTGATGTCATCCTCCAGGTGGGGAGCCGCGCCTTTGCAGCGCACCGCGCCGTGCTCGCGTGCGCCGGAACCCACTTCCGCAGCATGTTCTCGGGCAGGGGGACTCAGATCGGAACCTCAGGAGCCACGACAACGTACACTCTGGATTTTGTGTCCCCGTCCAATTTTGAGAAGGTGCTGACTTTCATCTACACTGGAGAGATCTTCACAGACCTGATAGATGTAGGAGTGCTGTATGAGCTGGCAGAGAGGCTGGGGGTGAGAGAGCTGGTGAGGGCCTGTCACGCTACCTTCCCTGACCTGCAGCAACCGGGCTCTGGCTCTGCAGACTGTGTGGTGGATGGAGACCTGGACCCTGACATGGTTGCTGCTGCAGCTACTGCTGCTGGGTCATCCGTGTGCTCATCCTCTGCAGCGTCTTGTTCCTCCCTGTCATCATCTGCTGGTCCCTCGGGTGCTCCTACTCCAGCGGCggccccctcacctctcccccaGGGCAGCAGGGTGGCCAGGCTGGGCCGGGGTGGTGGACACACAgcccctctgtccctgtccctcaaAGCAGAGGACGTCCAGTCTCACCTGGGCTATGGACAGATGGCCGAAGACAAACGGGTACAGCTGACAGGAGATCAGCAGAGTTCAGTAGACATGTCCACTGTAGCTGTTGAGGCTACACCTGGACCTCCCCTGCAGCTGAAGactgaggaggtggtggtgggagaCGGGGTTGATAACGGTGAGGAGGAACAGATGGTAGTTAGTGGGAGTAGGGCTGGTTCTGTACCTCCATGTGTATCTGACTCCTGCTCCTACCCTGACTCATCAGCCCAGCTGGGAGGGGACATCTGTGGGGTGAGGGAGGCCCCTTCGTCCTCCTCTGGAGACCCCCTGGACAGCCTGCAGATGGGAGTGGTGGAGGCTGGGGTGGGAGGTGTGAGCTCTGACCATGCAGGGGTCATCTTTGGGGGGGGGGAGGATGATGAAGACGATGATGAAGAcgatgatgaagagagagagcattTGCAGGGAGATGAAGAAGGGACTGATGGAGGAGTGGACCAGTGGAGACAGCTGGCTGGAGAGATCATCGAGTTGAGCGATGGTGAGAACTacatggaggaggaagatgaggaggaggatgaagatgaggacTTGGTGTGTGTGGAGAACGGAGCAGCGGTCAGTGCAGGGGGTGTGAACACTGGCCAGGTGTCATCGGTGCAGGGTATAATGGCATGTAAAGCCTGTGGAATGGCACTGTTGGCCGACTCTGCTTCCCTGAGGGCCCACGCAGAGACCCACCTCACTGAGACAGGGGCCTGCAGGGTGTGTGGGGCATCTTTCCCCGGAGACCGTGGCGCCAGCATCACCCACGCCTTGTCCCATGTGGTGTTCTCTTGTGACATGTGTCATCTCCAGTTCAACAGCCAGGCCAAGTTGGTACGCCACCGGCGCCAAGCTGCAACCAGGTACACCCTCCCCAGTCAGCTCCACAACGCTACCCAGGGGCACAACGGGGAGCTGCAGTGTGCTGTCTGTAACAAAGCCCTCACCAAGGACTTCCAG gTCATCAGGGATCACCTGCTGAGTCACGTGTCCGTCCAGTCACTGAGCTGTGGTGTGTGCCAGCTACCCCAGCCCTCCCTATGTGCCCTGCTGTGGCACGCCCTCACCCACCTCTCCCTGCCAGTCTACTCCTGCCCGCTCTGCGCCTGCGGCTTCCTAGATCGCCCTCTGCTGGACAGACACATGTTCCTGCATGCTGAGGAGGCCGCCACTGACAGAGAGGCCATGAGGGCTCATAAAGCAGCCggaccagagggagaggaggagctgcGTTGCTTCTTATGCCCACAGACCTTCCGCTCTGCCTCAGCTTTCCAGTACCACCTGAGCTTTCACACCAACGAGGCCCAGGGCAGCCAGGGGTGGCCAGGGAAACGAAAGGCTGACCAGATAGAGTAcccttcctcctgctcctcctcctcccccctggaGGCAGGCAGCCTGGGGAAGCTGGGCAACATGGGCTTCGGCCTGGGCTCCTTCAGCCTCTCAGACAAGCTGCTCCAGGGGGCCGTGGCAGCTGGCTTTCCCACAGGCCTCCTGTCCAATGGGAACTCCTTGGGTGGCACCATCCCCCGGGAGAAATGGTACCGCTGTCGCTTCTGTGGCAAACGCTTTGCCCACTCTGGCGAGTTCACCTACCACCTGCGCATCCACACTGGGGAGAAGCCGTACCAGTGCAAGGTGTGCCTGAGGTTCTTCCGAGGGCGCTCCACCATGATCTGCCACCTGAAGACCCACGCCGGGGCACTCATGTACCGCTGCACCATTTGCGGCCTCTACTTTTCCACGCTCAAGCTGGTGTCCTCCCACATGGACGTCCACAAGGACCACCTGCCTCCAGACTTCAACATAGAGCAGACCTTCATGTACAACGACCACTCCAAAGAACCCCTTCCCGCCCTGGACACCTGA